The Bacteroides ovatus genomic interval CTTCGACTGCAAAGCCAACAGTTCATCCTGCATTTGCACGCGAATCAAGGGATCGAGCGCAGAGAAAGCCTCATCCATTAAAAGTACTTCGGGATTATTAGCCAGAGCGCGGGCCAGTCCGACACGCTGTTGCATTCCACCGGAAAGCTCGCCCACCATCTGATTTTCATATCCTTTCAATCCGACAAGCATCATACTTTCCATCGCTTTCTTCTCACGTTCCTCTTTCTTCACTCCTTGAAGTTCGAGGCCGAACGCGATATTGCTCAATACGGAACGGTGAGGTAACAGACCGAAATTCTGGAAAACCATCGCCAGTTCTTTCCGGCGAACCTGCAATAACTCTTTTTCGGATATTTTAGATATATCTACTCCGTTTACAAGCACTTGTCCGGCAGTAGGACGTATCAGACGATTGATACAACGCAGTAATGTCGATTTTCCACTTCCCGAGAGTCCCATTATCACAAAAAACTCTCCTTCATTAATTGAAAGATTGGCATCTTTCACTCCTACCGTACAACCGGTATCTTTCAGAATTTCCTCTTTACTCTTATCTTTTTTCAACATCTTGAGTGCTTTCTGCTTCTCGTGACCAAAGATAAGGTACAAATCCTTTATTTCTATTTTACTCATATAATATATTGGTTTAGATTATAATATTTGTTTTGTTTTCAACTGCCGCGTTCCTCATTCTCACTTACGATAAACAAGTTGAATGTTCGCATGGTTCAGTCATGTCACATGGTAACATGACGATCCGACGTTTTTAAATGGTTAAAGAAAACAGACTAAGTAGTTTAAAAGGAATAGAATTTGATAAGATTATCCTCTCAATGAACAGTAGAAAACAGTATTTTCATAAATAAATAACAGTCTGTTCTTGCATATTGTTGGCACAAAGGTAAGGAAAATAGATTAAATATGCAAATTTCATTCAGATACGGAGTAATTCCAAAGATGCTTTTTCAAGTCTACGCATCCATTTTGCTTGAAAGAGATCCCTTCTTCCAACAAGAGTTGTTTCTGCTCTGTCCACCCCGGAACAAGGCGTCCCGATGCATTGACAACCCGGTGACAAGGCACAGATAAATCATCCGGAATCTGTTTCAAAGCACGCCCCACCATACGGGAACATTGAGGCATTCCCAATAATGCGGCAATTCCCCCATAGGTAGAAACTTTACCTACCGGAATTTCCCGAACAACCTGATACACCTCTTGACAAAAGGATGCGGAGAGACTCGCTTTGTCTACTTTATAATCTTTCATCACCCAAACATTACTTTATTTCAGTTCCAAAACTAGATAAAAAGAAAAGAATTTGCAAATAATAAAAGCATTTCAAATAAAATATGCAACTTTATTTGCTTTATTTACAAATAATCCCGACCTTTGTACCCATTAAAAGCAACCCTATTATTAACAAAACAAGCACTGCTGTTATGAAAAAGAAGACAATTCTATTCGCTTCTTGTTTATTTGGAGTATTCGCTTTCAGCTCCTGTGAGAAGAACCTTTATGATGAAAGCAAGCAACCTGAAAAAGAAATTCAAGTAAAAGACCTGGATATACCCGCAGGCTTTCAATGGAAATTAACTCAAGTAGCCGCAGGAACAGTAGCTGCTACTACCCCCACTATGGTTTCCTTCTTTTTGGATGAAGCATGTAGTAAAGAAGAGAAAATAGCCGACATTCCTGTAGATACAGAAATTTCAAGTCTCCCTTTGAGCATCCCAACCTACGTAAATACATTGTATGCCCAGTACAAAACCAGCACCAATGAAACCAAAAAAGTAGCCATACCTGTAAATGCAGATAGAAGTTTCTCACTGAACATTGCTAATGATGCCAAATCCAAATCTAACACCACCCCGTCAATCACTCGTGGGCATGATATAGAAGATGACATCCAATTGGCAAAAGGAGTCATTTTTCATCCCAAAGATGGTTGGGGAACAATCATGTTTGAAGACCAATTTCCATCATTAGGAGATTATGACTTTAATGATTTTGTAGTCAATTATAAGGTGCAGTTCCAAGGTATTAGAAAGGTTGACAAAAAATA includes:
- a CDS encoding MGMT family protein — protein: MKDYKVDKASLSASFCQEVYQVVREIPVGKVSTYGGIAALLGMPQCSRMVGRALKQIPDDLSVPCHRVVNASGRLVPGWTEQKQLLLEEGISFKQNGCVDLKKHLWNYSVSE
- a CDS encoding glycine betaine/L-proline ABC transporter ATP-binding protein, with product MSKIEIKDLYLIFGHEKQKALKMLKKDKSKEEILKDTGCTVGVKDANLSINEGEFFVIMGLSGSGKSTLLRCINRLIRPTAGQVLVNGVDISKISEKELLQVRRKELAMVFQNFGLLPHRSVLSNIAFGLELQGVKKEEREKKAMESMMLVGLKGYENQMVGELSGGMQQRVGLARALANNPEVLLMDEAFSALDPLIRVQMQDELLALQSKMKKTIVFITHDLSEAIKLGDRIAIMKDGEVVQVGTSEEILTEPANDYVARFVENVDRSKIITASSLMIDKPLVARLKKEGPEVLIRKMRAKNITVLPVIDADDKLVGEVRLNDLLKLRSRQEKSIETIVRTEVHSVLEDTVLEDILPLMTKSNSPVWVIDETHEFLGTIPLSSLIIEVTGKDKEEINEIIQNAIDL